In one window of Brassica rapa cultivar Chiifu-401-42 chromosome A07, CAAS_Brap_v3.01, whole genome shotgun sequence DNA:
- the LOC103831704 gene encoding probable F-box protein At3g22720 isoform X1: MMTFHLPADLEEEILSRVPTTSLMRWRSICRRWNTLFFEDQRFSEKHFRNAPKQPLVLMLTEHRLFFASVDLKFVPPSIEFSDALSLRDYTVSEDAHIHSVSHCDGLLLCTTLDDELVVWNPCSGQTRWINDTDGSMFFPGDSRFTLGYGNINQSCRSYKILMFYHINYDYDHVQDEVFELYDLNSNSWRVLDARINARNCISNESHGVTLKGNAYWISSDGEEEGDLLSFDFTRERFRRYRFPLTFRSCRYRALSVVREELSVLRWIDSNMEMWVTNNMDITCESDLSWTKSFAMDFVLNIYTSVLIDEDKKVALCDSPHEQVAFTIGEEDEYYSEIPFERARSRHEHIFNYVPSLVQFPQQSIESDDFGKFHRGRGLGHRRRLSNGTWDNDNMYLPEIYDGMMSEEDDECDWLEIECTDFSNSRGRGSRGRGWRKTRYVTL; this comes from the coding sequence ATGATGACATTCCATCTTCCGGCAGATTTAGAAGAAGAAATACTATCTAGGGTTCCGACCACATCTCTGATGCGATGGAGATCTATTTGCAGACGATGGAACACTTTATTCTTCGAAGACCAAAGATTCTCCGAGAAGCACTTTCGTAACGCTCCAAAGCAGCCTCTCGTTCTCATGTTGACAGAACATAGGCTTTTTTTTGCGAGCGTAGATCTGAAGTTTGTTCCTCCTTCAATAGAATTTAGCGATGCACTTAGCCTAAGAGATTATACTGTTTCAGAAGATGCCCATATACACTCAGTTTCTCACTGCGATGGTTTGTTGCTATGCACCACCTTGGACGATGAACTCGTGGTTTGGAATCCTTGTTCAGGGCAAACAAGGTGGATCAACGACACCGATGGTAGCATGTTTTTCCCTGGCGACTCTAGGTTTACGTTAGGATACGGAAACATTAACCAATCTTGCCGCAGCTACaaaattttgatgttttacCATATAAATTACGACTACGATCACGTCCAAGATGAAGTATTTGAACTCTATGATTTAAACTCTAATTCGTGGAGAGTTCTTGATGCTCGTATTAATGCTCGTAACTGCATCAGTAACGAGTCTCATGGTGTGACTTTGAAAGGAAATGCTTACTGGATTTCTTCTGATGGCGAAGAGGAGGGCGACTTACTCAGTTTTGATTTTACGAGAGAGAGATTTAGACGTTATCGTTTTCCTCTCACATTTAGGAGTTGTCGTTATCGGGCTCTGTCAGTTGTTAGAGAAGAACTCTCAGTGTTACGTTGGATTGATTCAAATATGGAGATGTGGGTGACCAATAACATGGATATTACTTGTGAATCAGATTTGTCATGGACCAAATCCTTTGCAATGGACTttgtattaaatatttatacgaGTGTTTTAATCGACGAAGATAAGAAAGTGGCCTTGTGTGATTCACCTCATGAGCAAGTTGCATTCACTATTGGAGAGGAAGATGAATATTACTCAGAGATCCCTTTTGAAAGAGCGCGTTCTAGACATGAACATATTTTCAACTATGTTCCAAGTCTGGTTCAGTTCCCCCAGCAAAGTATTGAGTCAGATGATTTTGGCAAATTTCATCGTGGAAGAGGGTTGGGTCATAGAAGACGACTTAGTAATGGAACGTGGGATAATGACAACATGTATTTACCAGAGATTTACGATGGCATGATGTCCGAAGAAGATGACGAATGTGACTGGCTGGAGATAGAGTGCACTGATTTTAGCAATAGCCGAGGTCGTGGAAGCCGAGGTCGTGGGTGGAGGAAGACGAGATATGTTACCTTGTAA
- the LOC103831705 gene encoding uncharacterized protein LOC103831705, with amino-acid sequence MALSNVSSEEFSFPLLASQDSSKFPSGTDSPPLWKHSPENLRRGDHDRGLEKEDGNDQAKSFSYVERKSIWSDKTEEKMDMLWEVLNEELPPRSQSLRMDPCRVVGEKKPSLFPDESSAVAVGGGMKLTKKKMSPNVFVLMRVLKKLLVMRSSSRRSPAKTHPR; translated from the coding sequence ATGGCTCTGAGCAATGTCTCTTCCGAAGAGTTTAGCTTTCCGTTGCTCGCTTCCCAAGACTCTTCCAAATTTCCCTCCGGCACCGATTCACCTCCACTGTGGAAACACTCGCCGGAGAATCTCCGCCGTGGAGATCACGACAGAGGTTTGGAGAAGGAAGATGGTAACGATCAGGCGAAGAGCTTCTCTTACGTGGAGAGGAAAAGTATTTGGAGTGATAAAACAGAGGAGAAAATGGATATGTTGTGGGAAGTTCTTAACGAAGAGCTTCCGCCGAGAAGCCAGAGTCTTAGGATGGATCCCTGCAGAGTTGTCGGAGAGAAGAAACCGTCTTTGTTTCCCGACGAGAGCTCTGCCGTGGCCGTTGGTGGCGGCATGAAGttaacgaagaagaagatgagtccTAACGTGTTCGTGTTGATGAGGGTTTTGAAGAAGCTTCTTGTTATGCGGAGTTCATCTCGGAGATCGCCGGCGAAAACTCATCCACGGTGA
- the LOC103832256 gene encoding histidinol-phosphate aminotransferase 1, chloroplastic, producing the protein MKFPYVYPDPQSRRLRDALAHDSGLDSQYILVGCGADELIDLIMRCVLDPGEKIIDCPPTFSMYVFDAAVNGAGVIKVPRNNDFTLNVDRIADVVELEKPKCIFLTSPNNPDGSIISEEDLLKILDMPILVVLDEAYIEFSGVESRMKWVKKYENLIVLRTFSKRAGLAGLRVGYGAFPLSIIEYMWRAKQPYNVSVAGEVAALAALSNEKYLEDVRDALVRERERLFKLLKEVPFLNPFPSHSNFVLCEVTSGMDAKKLKEDLAKMGVMVRHYNSQELKGFVRVSAGKPEHTDAFMDCLKQFY; encoded by the exons ATGAAGTTCCCTTACGTCTATCCTGACCCTCAAAGCCGCAGACTTCGCGATGCACTCGCTCATGACTCTGGTCTTGACTCTCAATACATCCTTGTTGGCTGTGGCGCTGACGAACTTATCGACCTCATCATGAG ATGCGTGTTGGATCCTGGTGAGAAGATCATAGACTGTCCTCCAACTTTCTCAATGTATGTCTTTGATGCTGCTGTGAATGGAGCTGGTGTCATCAAAG TTCCAAGGAACAATGACTTCACCTTGAACGTGGACCGCATAGCTGATGTTGTGGAGCTAGAGAAACCCAAATGCATATTCCTAACTTCCCCCAACAATCCAGACGGGAG TATCATCAGCGAGGAGGATCTGTTAAAGATTCTAGACATGCCAATACTCGTTGTCCTAGATGAAGCCTACATTGAGTTCTCTGGAGTTGAATCAAGAATGAAATGGGTGAAGAAGTACGAAAACCTTATCGTTCTCCGCACTTTCAGCAAGCGAGCTGGTTTGGCTGGGCTCCGAGTTGGATATGGAGCGTTTCCTTTGAGCATAATAGAGTACATGTGGAGAGCAAAGCAGCCTTATAACGTCTCCGTTGCAGGAGAAGTAGCGGCATTAGCAGCGCTTTCGAACGAGAAGTACTTAGAAGATGTGAGAGACGCTTTGGTACGCGAAAGAGAGAGACTTTTCAAGCTGTTGAAAGAGGTTCCTTTCTTGAATCCTTTCCCGAGCCATTCGAACTTTGTTCTCTGTGAGGTTACTTCTGGGATGGATGCTAAGAAGCTGAAGGAAGATTTGGCTAAAATGGGTGTGATGGTTCGTCATTACAACAGTCAAGAGCTTAAAGGTTTTGTCAGAGTTTCTGCTGGGAAGCCTGAACACACTGATGCTTTCATGGATTGTCTTAAGCAGTTTTATTGA
- the LOC103831706 gene encoding NAC domain-containing protein 30: MDNIMHMPPGFRFHPTEEELVGYYLDRKINSMKSALDVIVEIDLYKMEPWDIQARCTLGYEEQNEWYFFSHKDRKYPTGTRTNRATAAGFWKATGRDKAVLSKNSVIGMRKTLVYYKGRAPNGRKSDWIMHEYRLQNSELAPVQEEGWVVCRAFRKPIPNQRPLGYEPWQNQLYHVDSSNNYSSSATMNSSHHIGASSSSHNLNQMLMNHYNGNNVSSSMHQYGNIELPQLDSPSLSPSLGTNKDQNEGFEQEEEKSFNYVDWRTLDSLLETQVTHPQNPNALMSSFETQSYNPAQNFPSMHQNYSHEVETNIRDSLGCFPDS, translated from the exons ATGGATAACATAATGCATATGCCACCAGGATTCCGATTTCACCCGACAGAGGAAGAACTCGTCGGTTATTACCTAGATAGGAAGATCAATTCAATGAAAAGTGCTTTAGACGTCATTGTAGAGATTGATCTCTACAAAATGGAGCCATGGGATATTCAAG CGAGATGCACCCTAGGGTATGAAGAGCAAAATGAGTGGTACTTCTTTAGCCACAAGGACAGGAAGTACCCGACCGGGACTAGGACCAATAGAGCCACGGCCGCTGGGTTCTGGAAGGCCACCGGCAGAGACAAGGCGGTTCTTTCAAAAAACAGTGTTATAGGAATGCGGAAGACACTTGTCTACTACAAAGGTCGAGCTCCTAATGGAAGAAAATCCGACTGGATCATGCACGAATACCGTCTCCAAAACTCTGAGCTTGCCCCGGTTCAG GAGGAAGGTTGGGTCGTGTGTCGAGCATTTAGGAAGCCGATTCCAAACCAGAGGCCATTAGGGTACGAGCCATGGCAGAACCAGCTCTACCACGTTGATAGTAGTAACAACTACTCATCTTCAGCGACAATGAACTCGAGTCATCATATCGGTGCCTCTTCATCGAGCCATAACCTTAACCAAATGCTCATGAACCACTACAATGGCAATAATGTATCCTCGTCGATGCATCAATATGGCAATATCGAGCTCCCTCAGCTGGACAGCCCGAGCTTATCACCGAGTCTAGGGACGAATAAAGATCAAAACGAGGGATtcgaacaagaagaagagaagagctTCAACTATGTAGACTGGAGAACACTAGATAGCTTGCTTGAGACACAAGTCACACATCCACAAAACCCTAATGCCCTAATGTCTTCGTTCGAAACGCAGTCGTATAATCCGGCTCAGAACTTCCCTTCCATGCATCAAAACTATAGTCACGAGGTTGAAACAAATATTCGTGATTCTCTTGGATGCTTCCCTGACTcgtaa
- the LOC103831707 gene encoding uncharacterized membrane protein At4g09580 — protein MALTRNLIRDEELGAMSDDDDSPSGKRSKLDRFPLSRWELAVSLGVFLVFSSGLFCIYMTMPAAEFVKLKLPRSISDLRLLKDNLADYANEYPAQFVLGYCATYIFMQTFMIPGTIFMSLLAGALFGVIKGVVLVVFNATAGATSCFFLSKLIGRPLITWLWPDKLRFFQAEIGKRRDKLLNYMLFLRITPTLPNLFINLASPIVDVPFHIFFLATLVGLIPAAYITVRAGLAIGDLKSVKDLYDFKTLSVLFLIGFISILPTILKRKKIYE, from the exons ATGGCTCTCACACGGAATCTAATCAGAGACGAAGAGCTCGGAGCGATGTCAGACGACGACGATTCACCCTCCGGAAAACGATCTAAACTCGATCGGTTCCCTCTTAGCCGATGGGAGCTCGCGGTGTCTCTCGGCGTCTTCCTCGTCTTCTCCTCTGGTCTCTTCTGCATCTACATGACAATGCCCGCTGCTGAATTCGTCAAGCTCAAGCTCCCAAGAAGCATCTCTGATCTCCGCTTGCTCAA AGACAATCTTGCAGACTATGCGAATGAGTACCCGGCGCAGTTCGTTTTAGGGTACTGTGCGACCTACATTTTCATGCAGACGTTTATGATTCCAGGGACTATCTTTATGTCGCTTTTAGCTGGAGCTCTCTTTGGGGTTATCAAAGGTGTTGTCTTGGTTGTTTTCAACGCAACCGCAGGAGCTacttcttgtttctttttgtcTAAGTTGATTGGCCGGCCGTTGATTACTTGGTTGTGGCCTGACAAGTTGAGATTCTTTCAGGCTGAG ATTGGTAAGCGTAGAGATAAGCTTCTGAACTATATGTTGTTTCTGAGGATAACACCAACGCTGCCAAATCTGTTCATCAATTTGGCTTCACCAATAGTAGATGTGCCTTTTCATATCTTCTTTTTGGCGACATTGGTCGGTCTCATTCCCGCTGCTTACATAACCGTTAGA GCTGGACTTGCTATTGGAGATCTCAAATCGGTGAAGGACTTGTATGATTTCAAGACGTTGTCAGTGCTTTTTCTCATTGGGTTTATCTCCATACTTCCAACAATActgaaaagaaagaagatataCGAGTAA
- the LOC103831708 gene encoding subtilisin-like protease SBT3.16, with the protein MAESSKSSTSEANVHIIYTEKPINEEPKDYHLRTLSSVLGCDQAAKDALVYSYKEAASGFSAKLTPEQVAKISKKPGVIQVVSNQTYQLPKPVGERVAETSEAKVHIIYTEKPTDEEPKVYHLRRLSSVLGSEKAAEDALIYSYKEAASGFSAKLTPEQVAEISKQPGVVQVVSSQT; encoded by the exons ATGGCTGAATCTAGCAAATCATCAACGTCCGAAGCGAACGTTCACATCATCTACACAGAGAAGCCTATCAATGAGGAACCTAAAGACTATCATCTACGTACACTCTCCTCCGTTCTTGGCTG TGACCAAGCTGCAAAGGACGCTCTGGTTTACAGCTACAAGGAAGCTGCCTCTGGCTTCTCAGCTAAGCTCACACCTGAGCAAGTCGCCAAGATCTCCA AAAAACCAGGTGTGATTCAAGTTGTGTCAAACCAGACCTACCAGTTGCCCAAACCTGTTGGTG AGAGAGTTGCTGAAACGTCCGAAGCGAAAGTTCACATCATCTACACAGAGAAGCCTACCGATGAGGAACCTAAAGTCTATCATCTCCGTAGACTCTCCTCCGTTCTTGGAAG TGAAAAAGCTGCAGAGGACGCTCTAATATACAGCTACAAGGAAGCTGCCTCAGGTTTCTCAGCTAAGCTCACCCCTGAGCAAGTCGCCGAGATCTCCA AACAACCAGGTGTGGTTCAGGTTGTGTCGAGCCAGACCTAA